One Brienomyrus brachyistius isolate T26 chromosome 24, BBRACH_0.4, whole genome shotgun sequence DNA segment encodes these proteins:
- the LOC125720190 gene encoding kinesin-like protein KIF20A isoform X2: MAACLAVPHAALSDEAASIMESTAVEVTDHIGPRKGGTALPEISFISPGLENPARNGEETDAVKQDSAQEDGGRDRVRVYLRIRPLIGNEDERGEEQGCVCVQDKQTLVLRAPRDSFNMKSSDRGVSQSKHCFTFTQIFGPETGQQEFFESTMKEAVWDVLRGDSRLLYTYGVTNSGKTYTVQGTGREPGLLPRTLVALFQKLGARLYPTPDLKPVLCQEVRWLSRGEVRAEEIRRDALLSEAESPVSHNSRLRGDSSTSSDSGIGGLSMAEDSASLFLDANSLSGSGAEGLPEGVRFSIWVSFFEIYNEFLYDLLGAPSPRKRATLRLCEDRNGQPYVRDLTWVQVRNAEEAWKVLKVGRRNQSLASTHLNHSSSRSHSIFSIRLLHVPPDHGPGRAPQISELCVCDLAGSERCKEQRDGERLKEASSINTSLHTLGRCIAALRYNQACRSRPPLLVPFRDSKLTRVLQGFFCGRGRSCMVVNINPCASSYDETLHGLKFSALATELVHVPSTKTRVAYILSLLQESDRQANMGAVAEEEEEEDCEEDEADLSMFDCEALLRAIEVLKAEVHRQRREKEELEARVREQVCSEMMEVIRRMQDDFGETLEAERALLEEKHEEKVSNLQTSLRKYYMQEMEERDEQIQELTAELQGRRETKAFPGGPDPQRPRRSLRLASTGVRELGGERCQAVVQEEAEGLKKCSELLTPPPPSSTINVITVDRKLEDGQKNLRQLRADLQRLGQGLQEAEHACCHKTGGAQLRGMLAAAEEMLGKQNQALLQIQRDWQLVKADLRQKTESLSSLQRGAPTATGCCRKRSQRGVGSDPEDQRHGKKPFLYAASRDGTPARSGAPSGTPHPRILRARQPSPPPSPSVFKPRVLL; the protein is encoded by the exons ATGGCAGCGTGCTTAGCGGTACCTCACGCTGCTCTCTCGGACGAGGCTGCATCCATCATGGAGTCTACGGCTGTGGAAGTCACAGACCACATCGGACCAAGGAAGGGCGGGACCGCCCTGCCTGAGATCTCATTCATCTCACCTGGGCTGGAGAATCCAGCACGAAATGGAGAG GAGACTGACGCTGTAAAACAGGACAGTGCGCAGGAGGACGGTGGCAGGGATAGAGTTCGGGTATATTTACGTATTCGTCCTCTGATAGGAAACGAGGATGAAAGAGGAGAGGAGCAG GGATGCGTTTGTGTCCAAGACAAGCAAACGTTGGTTCTCAGAGCCCCGAGGGACTCCTTCAACATGAAGAGCTCGGACAGAGGGGTTTCCCAAAGCAAGCATTGCTTCACCTTCACACAG ATCTTCGGTCCCGAGACGGGACAGCAGGAGTTCTTTGAGAGCACGATGAAGGAGGCCGTCTGGGATGTCCTGCGGGGTGACAGCAGGTTGCTCTACACCTACGGGGTCACCAACTCGGGCAAGACCTACACCGTGCAGG GGACCGGCCGGGAGCCGGGGCTGCTCCCCCGGACACTGGTGGCCTTGTTCCAGAAGCTGGGGGCTCGTCTGTACCCCACCCCAGACCTGAAGCCTGTTCTGTGCCAGGAGGTGCGGTGGCTGAGCCGTGGCGAAGTCCGGGCCGAAGAGATCCGCAGGGATGCCCTGCTCAGCGAG GCGGAATCCCCCGTTTCCCATAATTCCCGACTGCGGGGcgacagcagcaccagcagtgaCAGCGGTATCGGAGGCCTGTCCATGGCAGAGG ACTCGGCCAGTCTCTTCTTGGATGCCAACAGCCTGTCTGGCAGCGGTGCGGAGGGCCTTCCGGAAGGCGTGCGCTTTTCCATCTGGGTGTCCTTCTTCGAGATCTACAATGAGTTCCTGTACGACCTGCTGGGGGCGCCATCGCCCCGGAAGAGGGCCACGCTGCGGCTGTGTGAGGACAGAAATGGCCAGCCCTATGTGAGAG ACCTGACCTGGGTGCAGGTCCGCAACGCCGAGGAGGCCTGGAAAGTTCTGAAAGTGGGCCGGCGGAACCAGAGCCTTGCGAGCACCCACTTGAACCACAGCTCCAGTCGCAG CCACAGCATCTTCTCCATCCGTTTGCTCCACGTGCCCCCGGATCACGGCCCAGGACGGGCCCCTCAGATCAGCGA gctgtgtgtgtgcgaCCTGGCCGGATCCGAACGCTGCAAGGAGCAGCGTGACGGCGAGCGGTTGAAGGAGGCGAGCAGCATCAACACGTCACTGCACACGCTGGGCCGCTGCATCGCAGCCCTGCGCTACAACCAGGCCTGCCG GTCACGGCCCCCCCTGCTGGTGCCCTTCAGGGACAGCAAGCTAACCCGCGTCTTGCAGGGATTCTTCTGCGGCCGCGGCCGCTCCTGTATGGTGGTCAACATCAATCCCTGCGCTTCCAGCTACGACGAGACGCTACACGGCCTGAAGTTCTCCGCCTTGGCCACGGAG CTCGTCCACGTGCCTTCCACCAAGACGCGTGTGGCCTACATCCTGTCCCTGCTGCAAGAGTCTGACCGCCAGGCCAACATGGGCGCCGTggctgaggaggaagaggaggaagactGCGAGGAAGACGAGGCCGACCTCTCCATGTTCGACTGCGAG gccctgctGCGTGCCATAGAGGTGCTGAAGGCGGAGGTGCATCGCCAGCggagggagaaggaggagctggaggccaGGGTGCGGGAGCAGGTCTGCTCAGAAATGATGGAGGTCATCCGGCGAATGCAGGACGACTTTGG CGAGACACTGGAGGCCGAGAGGGCGCTGCTGGAGGAGAAGCATGAGGAGAAGGTCTCCAACCTGCAGACGAGCCTCAGGAAGTACTATATGCAGGAGATGGAG GAGCGGGACGAGCAGATCCAGGAGCTGACCGCCGAGCTGCAGGGCAGGAGGGAGACCAAAGCTTTTCCTGGGGGCCCAGACCCCCAGAGACCCcgccgctccctccgcctggcCTCCACCGGGGTACGCGAGCTGGGCGGAGAGCGGTGCCAGGCGGTGGTGCAGGAGGAAGCAGAGG GTCTGAAGAAATGCAGCGAGTTgctgaccccacccccaccgagCAGCACCATCAACGTGATCACCGTAGACCGCAAGCTGGAAGACGGGCAGAAG AACCTCCGGCAGCTGCGTGCCGACCTTCAGCGGCTGGGCCAGGGCCTGCAGGAAGCGGAACACGCCTGCTGCCACAAGACGGGTGGCGCGCAGCTGCGTGGGATGCTGGCCGCTGCGGAGGAGATGCTGGGCAAACAG AACCAGGCTCTGCTGCAGATCCAGAGGGACTGGCAGCTGGTGAAGGCAGACCTCCGGCAGAAGACGGAAAGTCTGTCCAGCCTGCAGCGTGGTGCCCCGACCGCGACTGGCTGCTGCAGAAAGAGAAGCCAGCGGGGTGTTGGGTCTGATCCAGAGGACCAGCGCCATGGGAAGAAGCCTTTCCTGTATGCCGCATCCCGGGACGGCACTCCGGCTCGCAGCGGCGCTCCCTCCGGCACGCCGCACCCCCGGATCCTGCGTGCCCGTCAGCCGagcccccctcccagcccctCTGTCTTCAAACCCCGGGTCCTGTTGTGA
- the LOC125720190 gene encoding kinesin-like protein KIF20A isoform X1 has product MAACLAVPHAALSDEAASIMESTAVEVTDHIGPRKGGTALPEISFISPGLENPARNGEETDAVKQDSAQEDGGRDRVRVYLRIRPLIGNEDERGEEQGCVCVQDKQTLVLRAPRDSFNMKSSDRGVSQSKHCFTFTQIFGPETGQQEFFESTMKEAVWDVLRGDSRLLYTYGVTNSGKTYTVQGTGREPGLLPRTLVALFQKLGARLYPTPDLKPVLCQEVRWLSRGEVRAEEIRRDALLSEAESPVSHNSRLRGDSSTSSDSGIGGLSMAEGEALQYDSSPVGLSAAPMTGASPSSPDSASLFLDANSLSGSGAEGLPEGVRFSIWVSFFEIYNEFLYDLLGAPSPRKRATLRLCEDRNGQPYVRDLTWVQVRNAEEAWKVLKVGRRNQSLASTHLNHSSSRSHSIFSIRLLHVPPDHGPGRAPQISELCVCDLAGSERCKEQRDGERLKEASSINTSLHTLGRCIAALRYNQACRSRPPLLVPFRDSKLTRVLQGFFCGRGRSCMVVNINPCASSYDETLHGLKFSALATELVHVPSTKTRVAYILSLLQESDRQANMGAVAEEEEEEDCEEDEADLSMFDCEALLRAIEVLKAEVHRQRREKEELEARVREQVCSEMMEVIRRMQDDFGETLEAERALLEEKHEEKVSNLQTSLRKYYMQEMEERDEQIQELTAELQGRRETKAFPGGPDPQRPRRSLRLASTGVRELGGERCQAVVQEEAEGLKKCSELLTPPPPSSTINVITVDRKLEDGQKNLRQLRADLQRLGQGLQEAEHACCHKTGGAQLRGMLAAAEEMLGKQNQALLQIQRDWQLVKADLRQKTESLSSLQRGAPTATGCCRKRSQRGVGSDPEDQRHGKKPFLYAASRDGTPARSGAPSGTPHPRILRARQPSPPPSPSVFKPRVLL; this is encoded by the exons ATGGCAGCGTGCTTAGCGGTACCTCACGCTGCTCTCTCGGACGAGGCTGCATCCATCATGGAGTCTACGGCTGTGGAAGTCACAGACCACATCGGACCAAGGAAGGGCGGGACCGCCCTGCCTGAGATCTCATTCATCTCACCTGGGCTGGAGAATCCAGCACGAAATGGAGAG GAGACTGACGCTGTAAAACAGGACAGTGCGCAGGAGGACGGTGGCAGGGATAGAGTTCGGGTATATTTACGTATTCGTCCTCTGATAGGAAACGAGGATGAAAGAGGAGAGGAGCAG GGATGCGTTTGTGTCCAAGACAAGCAAACGTTGGTTCTCAGAGCCCCGAGGGACTCCTTCAACATGAAGAGCTCGGACAGAGGGGTTTCCCAAAGCAAGCATTGCTTCACCTTCACACAG ATCTTCGGTCCCGAGACGGGACAGCAGGAGTTCTTTGAGAGCACGATGAAGGAGGCCGTCTGGGATGTCCTGCGGGGTGACAGCAGGTTGCTCTACACCTACGGGGTCACCAACTCGGGCAAGACCTACACCGTGCAGG GGACCGGCCGGGAGCCGGGGCTGCTCCCCCGGACACTGGTGGCCTTGTTCCAGAAGCTGGGGGCTCGTCTGTACCCCACCCCAGACCTGAAGCCTGTTCTGTGCCAGGAGGTGCGGTGGCTGAGCCGTGGCGAAGTCCGGGCCGAAGAGATCCGCAGGGATGCCCTGCTCAGCGAG GCGGAATCCCCCGTTTCCCATAATTCCCGACTGCGGGGcgacagcagcaccagcagtgaCAGCGGTATCGGAGGCCTGTCCATGGCAGAGGGTGAGGCCCTGCAGTATGACTCGTCACCTGTCGGACTCTCGGCTGCACCGATGACCGGCGCCTCTCCCTCATCCCCAGACTCGGCCAGTCTCTTCTTGGATGCCAACAGCCTGTCTGGCAGCGGTGCGGAGGGCCTTCCGGAAGGCGTGCGCTTTTCCATCTGGGTGTCCTTCTTCGAGATCTACAATGAGTTCCTGTACGACCTGCTGGGGGCGCCATCGCCCCGGAAGAGGGCCACGCTGCGGCTGTGTGAGGACAGAAATGGCCAGCCCTATGTGAGAG ACCTGACCTGGGTGCAGGTCCGCAACGCCGAGGAGGCCTGGAAAGTTCTGAAAGTGGGCCGGCGGAACCAGAGCCTTGCGAGCACCCACTTGAACCACAGCTCCAGTCGCAG CCACAGCATCTTCTCCATCCGTTTGCTCCACGTGCCCCCGGATCACGGCCCAGGACGGGCCCCTCAGATCAGCGA gctgtgtgtgtgcgaCCTGGCCGGATCCGAACGCTGCAAGGAGCAGCGTGACGGCGAGCGGTTGAAGGAGGCGAGCAGCATCAACACGTCACTGCACACGCTGGGCCGCTGCATCGCAGCCCTGCGCTACAACCAGGCCTGCCG GTCACGGCCCCCCCTGCTGGTGCCCTTCAGGGACAGCAAGCTAACCCGCGTCTTGCAGGGATTCTTCTGCGGCCGCGGCCGCTCCTGTATGGTGGTCAACATCAATCCCTGCGCTTCCAGCTACGACGAGACGCTACACGGCCTGAAGTTCTCCGCCTTGGCCACGGAG CTCGTCCACGTGCCTTCCACCAAGACGCGTGTGGCCTACATCCTGTCCCTGCTGCAAGAGTCTGACCGCCAGGCCAACATGGGCGCCGTggctgaggaggaagaggaggaagactGCGAGGAAGACGAGGCCGACCTCTCCATGTTCGACTGCGAG gccctgctGCGTGCCATAGAGGTGCTGAAGGCGGAGGTGCATCGCCAGCggagggagaaggaggagctggaggccaGGGTGCGGGAGCAGGTCTGCTCAGAAATGATGGAGGTCATCCGGCGAATGCAGGACGACTTTGG CGAGACACTGGAGGCCGAGAGGGCGCTGCTGGAGGAGAAGCATGAGGAGAAGGTCTCCAACCTGCAGACGAGCCTCAGGAAGTACTATATGCAGGAGATGGAG GAGCGGGACGAGCAGATCCAGGAGCTGACCGCCGAGCTGCAGGGCAGGAGGGAGACCAAAGCTTTTCCTGGGGGCCCAGACCCCCAGAGACCCcgccgctccctccgcctggcCTCCACCGGGGTACGCGAGCTGGGCGGAGAGCGGTGCCAGGCGGTGGTGCAGGAGGAAGCAGAGG GTCTGAAGAAATGCAGCGAGTTgctgaccccacccccaccgagCAGCACCATCAACGTGATCACCGTAGACCGCAAGCTGGAAGACGGGCAGAAG AACCTCCGGCAGCTGCGTGCCGACCTTCAGCGGCTGGGCCAGGGCCTGCAGGAAGCGGAACACGCCTGCTGCCACAAGACGGGTGGCGCGCAGCTGCGTGGGATGCTGGCCGCTGCGGAGGAGATGCTGGGCAAACAG AACCAGGCTCTGCTGCAGATCCAGAGGGACTGGCAGCTGGTGAAGGCAGACCTCCGGCAGAAGACGGAAAGTCTGTCCAGCCTGCAGCGTGGTGCCCCGACCGCGACTGGCTGCTGCAGAAAGAGAAGCCAGCGGGGTGTTGGGTCTGATCCAGAGGACCAGCGCCATGGGAAGAAGCCTTTCCTGTATGCCGCATCCCGGGACGGCACTCCGGCTCGCAGCGGCGCTCCCTCCGGCACGCCGCACCCCCGGATCCTGCGTGCCCGTCAGCCGagcccccctcccagcccctCTGTCTTCAAACCCCGGGTCCTGTTGTGA